A genome region from Strigops habroptila isolate Jane chromosome 12, bStrHab1.2.pri, whole genome shotgun sequence includes the following:
- the BNIP1 gene encoding vesicle transport protein SEC20 isoform X2 → MAKEQDKESEKQALLREVENHKKQMLSNQAAWRKANLACKIAIDNSEKDQLLQGRDSLRQRKTTKESLAESASNITESLMGISRMMSQQVQQSEETVQTLANSSRTILEANEEFKSMSGTIQLGRKLITKYNRRELTDKLLIFLALALFLATVLYILKKRLFPFL, encoded by the exons ATGGCGAAGGAGCAAGATAAAGAGTCGGAGAAACAAGCCTTGCTGCGGGAAGTGGAGAACCATAAGAAACAAATGCTCAG CAATCAGGCAGCTTGGAGAAAGGCAAATCTGGCTTGCAAAATTGCCATCGACAACTCTGAGAAagatcagctgctgcagggaagggactCCTTAAGACAAAG GAAGACTACAAAGGAAAGTCTGGCAGAGAGTGCAAGTAACATCACAGAGAGTCTGATGGGCATTAGCAGGATGATGTCACAGCAAGTGCAGCAGAGCGAGGAGACCGTGCAAACCCTAG CCAATTCTTCACGAACCATCCTGGAAGCAAATGAAGAATTTAAGTCCATGTCTGGGACAATTCAGCTGGGGCGGAAGCTAATAACCAAGTACAATCGCAGGGAGCTGACGGACAAGCTGCTCATCTTCCTCGCCCTCGCCTTATTCCTGGCCACGGTGCtctatattttgaaaaaaagactCTTTCCATTTTTGTAA
- the BNIP1 gene encoding vesicle transport protein SEC20 isoform X1 — MAAAGLVPVRVCHQEIVRFDLEIKAAVQDIRDCPGPLSALTELNAAVKEKFRHLRGRIQELEQMAKEQDKESEKQALLREVENHKKQMLSNQAAWRKANLACKIAIDNSEKDQLLQGRDSLRQRKTTKESLAESASNITESLMGISRMMSQQVQQSEETVQTLANSSRTILEANEEFKSMSGTIQLGRKLITKYNRRELTDKLLIFLALALFLATVLYILKKRLFPFL; from the exons atggcggcggccgGCTTGGTGCCGGTGCGGGTCTGCCACCAGGAGATCGTCAGGTTCGACCTGGAGATCAAGGCGGCCGTGCAG GACATCCGGGACTGCCCGGGGCCGCTCAGCGCCCTCACGGAGCTCAATGCCGCCGTGAAAGAGAAGTTCCGCCACCTCCGCGGCCGCATCCAG GAGCTCGAACAGATGGCGAAGGAGCAAGATAAAGAGTCGGAGAAACAAGCCTTGCTGCGGGAAGTGGAGAACCATAAGAAACAAATGCTCAG CAATCAGGCAGCTTGGAGAAAGGCAAATCTGGCTTGCAAAATTGCCATCGACAACTCTGAGAAagatcagctgctgcagggaagggactCCTTAAGACAAAG GAAGACTACAAAGGAAAGTCTGGCAGAGAGTGCAAGTAACATCACAGAGAGTCTGATGGGCATTAGCAGGATGATGTCACAGCAAGTGCAGCAGAGCGAGGAGACCGTGCAAACCCTAG CCAATTCTTCACGAACCATCCTGGAAGCAAATGAAGAATTTAAGTCCATGTCTGGGACAATTCAGCTGGGGCGGAAGCTAATAACCAAGTACAATCGCAGGGAGCTGACGGACAAGCTGCTCATCTTCCTCGCCCTCGCCTTATTCCTGGCCACGGTGCtctatattttgaaaaaaagactCTTTCCATTTTTGTAA
- the CREBRF gene encoding CREB3 regulatory factor isoform X3: MPQPSVSGMDPPFGDAFRSHVFSEQTLMSTDLLASSSDPDFMYELDREMDYQQSSRDNLLSMEDCKDLENLESFTDILDKEAALTSKWEQWDTYCEDLTKYTKLTSCDIWGTKEVDYLGLDDFSSPYQDEEVISKTPTLAQLNSEDSQPVSDSLYYPDLLFSVKQNPLNPLLPGKKIATRAAAPVCSSKNVQAEAPLSDCVQKASKPATQPASSTQIMVKTNVYNNEKVNIHVECKDYVKKAKVKINPLPQSRPVLSQTHADAAKENTCYCGAVAKRQERKGIESPHSHSTTPILPFKETQELLLSPPQETPGLIVGESSLSASTSVSDSSQKKEEHNYSLFVTDSLGEQSAKGDPEEDEDDEDDIEDEDHDEGFGSEHELSENDDEEEDYEDDKDDDISDTFSEPGYENDSVEDLKEMTAISSRKRGKRRYFWEYSEQLTPSQQERMLRPSEWNRDTLPSNMYQKNGLHHGKYAAKKSRRTDVEDLTPNPRKLLQIGNELRKLNKVISDLTPVSELPLTARPRSRKEKNKLASRACRLKKKAQYEANKVKLWGLNTEYDNLLFVINSIKQEIVNRVQVPKDDRGVNMEQKLNILIKDTLGLPVAGQTSEFVNQVLEKTAEGDPTGGLVGLRIPMSKV, from the exons ATGCCTCAG CCCAGTGTGAGTGGAATGGACCCTCCTTTTGGGGACGCCTTTCGGAGCCATGTGTTTTCAGAGCAGACTCTGATGAGCACAGATCTCTTGGCAAGCAGTTCAGATCCAGACTTCATGTATGAACTG GACAGAGAAATGGACTATCAGCAAAGTTCCAGAGACAACTTACTTTCAATGGAGGACTGCAAAGACCTTGAGAACTTGGAGTCTTTTACAGACATCCTGGACAAAGAAGCTGCTCTCACTTCAAAATGGGAGCAATGGGACACCTACTGTGAAGACTTAACGAAGTACACTAAATTAACCAGCTGTGACATCTGGGGAACAAAAGAGGTGGATTACCTGGGCCTTGATGACTTTTCAAGCCCATACCAAGATGAAGAAGTGATAAGCAAAACACCAACACTGGCTCAGCTTAACAGTGAGGACTCCCAACCCGTTTCTGATTCACTCTATTACCCTGATTTGCTCTTTAGtgtaaaacaaaaccctttAAACCCTTTGTTACCTGGCAAAAAGATTGcaaccagagcagcagccccagtCTGTTCCTCCAAGAACGTTCAGGCTGAGGCACCTTTGTCGGACTGTGTTCAGAAGGCAAGCAAACCTGCAACTCAGCCTGCTTCCAGTACACAAATCATGGTGAAGACCAATGTGTACAATAATGAAAAGGTGAACATTCATGTTGAATGTAAGGACTAtgttaaaaaggcaaaagtaaAGATCAATCCTTTACCACAGAGCAGACCAGTGCTGAGCCAGACACATGCTGatgcagcaaaggaaaacaccTGCTATTGTGGTGCTGTAGCaaagagacaagaaagaaaaggaatagagTCCCCGCACAGTCACAGTACAACTCCtattttgcctttcaaagaGACTCAAGAACTGCTCCTCAGTCCACCCCAGGAAACTCCAGGGCTCATTGTGGGGGAGAGCAGTCTTTCCGCCAGCACATCAGTGTCAGATTcttcacagaagaaagaagagcacAACTATTCTCTTTTTGTAACAGACAGTTTGGGTGAACAGTCAGCCAAAGGAGACCCtgaggaagatgaggatgaCGAGGATGATATTGAAGATGAGGACCATGATGAAGGATTCGGCAGTGAGCATGAGCTCTCTGAAAACGATGATGAGGAAGAAGATTATGAGGATGATAAAGACGATGACATCAGCGATACTTTCTCAGAACCAG GGTATGAAAATGATTCTGTGgaggatttaaaagaaatgactGCCATATCCTCCCGGAAAAGAGGCAAGCGAAGATACTTCTGGGAGTACAGTGAGCAACTAACACCATCGCAGCAAGAAAGAATGCTGAGGCCATCCGAGTGGAATCGAGATACATTACCAAGTAACATGTATCAGAAGAACGGTCTCCATCATG gaaaatatgcaGCAAAGAAGTCACGGAGGACTGATGTAGAAGACCTGACTCCCAACCCCAGAAAACTTCTCCAGATTGGTAATGAACTGAGGAAGCTGAATAAGGTGATCAGTGACCTAACGCCAGTCAGTGAACTTCCCTTAACTGCCAGACCGAggtcaagaaaagaaaagaacaagctGGCTTCCAG GGCTTGTAGACTAAAAAAGAAAGCCCAGTATGAAGCCAATAAAGTAAAACTCTGGGGTCTCAACACGGAATATG ataaTTTACTGTTTGTGATCAACTCcattaaacaagaaatagttaATCGGGTGCAGGTACCTAAAGATGACAGAGGAGTCAACATGGAACAAAAATTGAACATACTTATTAAAGACACTCTTG GACTACCTGTAGCTGGACAGACATCAGAATTTGTGAATCAAGTTTTAGAGAAGACTGCAGAAGGAGACCCCACCGGTGGCCTTGTAGGGCTACGAATACCAATGTCAAAAGTTTAA
- the CREBRF gene encoding CREB3 regulatory factor isoform X2, whose translation MPQPSVSGMDPPFGDAFRSHVFSEQTLMSTDLLASSSDPDFMYELDREMDYQQSSRDNLLSMEDCKDLENLESFTDILDKEAALTSKWEQWDTYCEDLTKYTKLTSCDIWGTKEVDYLGLDDFSSPYQDEEVISKTPTLAQLNSEDSQPVSDSLYYPDLLFSVKQNPLNPLLPGKKIATRAAAPVCSSKNVQAEAPLSDCVQKASKPATQPASSTQIMVKTNVYNNEKVNIHVECKDYVKKAKVKINPLPQSRPVLSQTHADAAKENTCYCGAVAKRQERKGIESPHSHSTTPILPFKETQELLLSPPQETPGLIVGESSLSASTSVSDSSQKKEEHNYSLFVTDSLGEQSAKGDPEEDEDDEDDIEDEDHDEGFGSEHELSENDDEEEDYEDDKDDDISDTFSEPVTLSGSSKDTEILSSACRNGALTTEIRTNLHLEGYENDSVEDLKEMTAISSRKRGKRRYFWEYSEQLTPSQQERMLRPSEWNRDTLPSNMYQKNGLHHGKYAAKKSRRTDVEDLTPNPRKLLQIGNELRKLNKVISDLTPVSELPLTARPRSRKEKNKLASRACRLKKKAQYEANKVKLWGLNTEYDNLLFVINSIKQEIVNRVQVPKDDRGVNMEQKLNILIKDTLGLPVAGQTSEFVNQVLEKTAEGDPTGGLVGLRIPMSKV comes from the exons ATGCCTCAG CCCAGTGTGAGTGGAATGGACCCTCCTTTTGGGGACGCCTTTCGGAGCCATGTGTTTTCAGAGCAGACTCTGATGAGCACAGATCTCTTGGCAAGCAGTTCAGATCCAGACTTCATGTATGAACTG GACAGAGAAATGGACTATCAGCAAAGTTCCAGAGACAACTTACTTTCAATGGAGGACTGCAAAGACCTTGAGAACTTGGAGTCTTTTACAGACATCCTGGACAAAGAAGCTGCTCTCACTTCAAAATGGGAGCAATGGGACACCTACTGTGAAGACTTAACGAAGTACACTAAATTAACCAGCTGTGACATCTGGGGAACAAAAGAGGTGGATTACCTGGGCCTTGATGACTTTTCAAGCCCATACCAAGATGAAGAAGTGATAAGCAAAACACCAACACTGGCTCAGCTTAACAGTGAGGACTCCCAACCCGTTTCTGATTCACTCTATTACCCTGATTTGCTCTTTAGtgtaaaacaaaaccctttAAACCCTTTGTTACCTGGCAAAAAGATTGcaaccagagcagcagccccagtCTGTTCCTCCAAGAACGTTCAGGCTGAGGCACCTTTGTCGGACTGTGTTCAGAAGGCAAGCAAACCTGCAACTCAGCCTGCTTCCAGTACACAAATCATGGTGAAGACCAATGTGTACAATAATGAAAAGGTGAACATTCATGTTGAATGTAAGGACTAtgttaaaaaggcaaaagtaaAGATCAATCCTTTACCACAGAGCAGACCAGTGCTGAGCCAGACACATGCTGatgcagcaaaggaaaacaccTGCTATTGTGGTGCTGTAGCaaagagacaagaaagaaaaggaatagagTCCCCGCACAGTCACAGTACAACTCCtattttgcctttcaaagaGACTCAAGAACTGCTCCTCAGTCCACCCCAGGAAACTCCAGGGCTCATTGTGGGGGAGAGCAGTCTTTCCGCCAGCACATCAGTGTCAGATTcttcacagaagaaagaagagcacAACTATTCTCTTTTTGTAACAGACAGTTTGGGTGAACAGTCAGCCAAAGGAGACCCtgaggaagatgaggatgaCGAGGATGATATTGAAGATGAGGACCATGATGAAGGATTCGGCAGTGAGCATGAGCTCTCTGAAAACGATGATGAGGAAGAAGATTATGAGGATGATAAAGACGATGACATCAGCGATACTTTCTCAGAACCAG TAACACTTAGTGGGTCTTCAAAGGATACTGAAATCCTCTCTTCTGCATGTAGAAATGGAGCCTTAACAACAGAAATAAGAACTAACCTTCACCTAGAAG GGTATGAAAATGATTCTGTGgaggatttaaaagaaatgactGCCATATCCTCCCGGAAAAGAGGCAAGCGAAGATACTTCTGGGAGTACAGTGAGCAACTAACACCATCGCAGCAAGAAAGAATGCTGAGGCCATCCGAGTGGAATCGAGATACATTACCAAGTAACATGTATCAGAAGAACGGTCTCCATCATG gaaaatatgcaGCAAAGAAGTCACGGAGGACTGATGTAGAAGACCTGACTCCCAACCCCAGAAAACTTCTCCAGATTGGTAATGAACTGAGGAAGCTGAATAAGGTGATCAGTGACCTAACGCCAGTCAGTGAACTTCCCTTAACTGCCAGACCGAggtcaagaaaagaaaagaacaagctGGCTTCCAG GGCTTGTAGACTAAAAAAGAAAGCCCAGTATGAAGCCAATAAAGTAAAACTCTGGGGTCTCAACACGGAATATG ataaTTTACTGTTTGTGATCAACTCcattaaacaagaaatagttaATCGGGTGCAGGTACCTAAAGATGACAGAGGAGTCAACATGGAACAAAAATTGAACATACTTATTAAAGACACTCTTG GACTACCTGTAGCTGGACAGACATCAGAATTTGTGAATCAAGTTTTAGAGAAGACTGCAGAAGGAGACCCCACCGGTGGCCTTGTAGGGCTACGAATACCAATGTCAAAAGTTTAA
- the CREBRF gene encoding CREB3 regulatory factor isoform X1 produces the protein MPQPSVSGMDPPFGDAFRSHVFSEQTLMSTDLLASSSDPDFMYELDREMDYQQSSRDNLLSMEDCKDLENLESFTDILDKEAALTSKWEQWDTYCEDLTKYTKLTSCDIWGTKEVDYLGLDDFSSPYQDEEVISKTPTLAQLNSEDSQPVSDSLYYPDLLFSVKQNPLNPLLPGKKIATRAAAPVCSSKNVQAEAPLSDCVQKASKPATQPASSTQIMVKTNVYNNEKVNIHVECKDYVKKAKVKINPLPQSRPVLSQTHADAAKENTCYCGAVAKRQERKGIESPHSHSTTPILPFKETQELLLSPPQETPGLIVGESSLSASTSVSDSSQKKEEHNYSLFVTDSLGEQSAKGDPEEDEDDEDDIEDEDHDEGFGSEHELSENDDEEEDYEDDKDDDISDTFSEPAVTLSGSSKDTEILSSACRNGALTTEIRTNLHLEGYENDSVEDLKEMTAISSRKRGKRRYFWEYSEQLTPSQQERMLRPSEWNRDTLPSNMYQKNGLHHGKYAAKKSRRTDVEDLTPNPRKLLQIGNELRKLNKVISDLTPVSELPLTARPRSRKEKNKLASRACRLKKKAQYEANKVKLWGLNTEYDNLLFVINSIKQEIVNRVQVPKDDRGVNMEQKLNILIKDTLGLPVAGQTSEFVNQVLEKTAEGDPTGGLVGLRIPMSKV, from the exons ATGCCTCAG CCCAGTGTGAGTGGAATGGACCCTCCTTTTGGGGACGCCTTTCGGAGCCATGTGTTTTCAGAGCAGACTCTGATGAGCACAGATCTCTTGGCAAGCAGTTCAGATCCAGACTTCATGTATGAACTG GACAGAGAAATGGACTATCAGCAAAGTTCCAGAGACAACTTACTTTCAATGGAGGACTGCAAAGACCTTGAGAACTTGGAGTCTTTTACAGACATCCTGGACAAAGAAGCTGCTCTCACTTCAAAATGGGAGCAATGGGACACCTACTGTGAAGACTTAACGAAGTACACTAAATTAACCAGCTGTGACATCTGGGGAACAAAAGAGGTGGATTACCTGGGCCTTGATGACTTTTCAAGCCCATACCAAGATGAAGAAGTGATAAGCAAAACACCAACACTGGCTCAGCTTAACAGTGAGGACTCCCAACCCGTTTCTGATTCACTCTATTACCCTGATTTGCTCTTTAGtgtaaaacaaaaccctttAAACCCTTTGTTACCTGGCAAAAAGATTGcaaccagagcagcagccccagtCTGTTCCTCCAAGAACGTTCAGGCTGAGGCACCTTTGTCGGACTGTGTTCAGAAGGCAAGCAAACCTGCAACTCAGCCTGCTTCCAGTACACAAATCATGGTGAAGACCAATGTGTACAATAATGAAAAGGTGAACATTCATGTTGAATGTAAGGACTAtgttaaaaaggcaaaagtaaAGATCAATCCTTTACCACAGAGCAGACCAGTGCTGAGCCAGACACATGCTGatgcagcaaaggaaaacaccTGCTATTGTGGTGCTGTAGCaaagagacaagaaagaaaaggaatagagTCCCCGCACAGTCACAGTACAACTCCtattttgcctttcaaagaGACTCAAGAACTGCTCCTCAGTCCACCCCAGGAAACTCCAGGGCTCATTGTGGGGGAGAGCAGTCTTTCCGCCAGCACATCAGTGTCAGATTcttcacagaagaaagaagagcacAACTATTCTCTTTTTGTAACAGACAGTTTGGGTGAACAGTCAGCCAAAGGAGACCCtgaggaagatgaggatgaCGAGGATGATATTGAAGATGAGGACCATGATGAAGGATTCGGCAGTGAGCATGAGCTCTCTGAAAACGATGATGAGGAAGAAGATTATGAGGATGATAAAGACGATGACATCAGCGATACTTTCTCAGAACCAG CAGTAACACTTAGTGGGTCTTCAAAGGATACTGAAATCCTCTCTTCTGCATGTAGAAATGGAGCCTTAACAACAGAAATAAGAACTAACCTTCACCTAGAAG GGTATGAAAATGATTCTGTGgaggatttaaaagaaatgactGCCATATCCTCCCGGAAAAGAGGCAAGCGAAGATACTTCTGGGAGTACAGTGAGCAACTAACACCATCGCAGCAAGAAAGAATGCTGAGGCCATCCGAGTGGAATCGAGATACATTACCAAGTAACATGTATCAGAAGAACGGTCTCCATCATG gaaaatatgcaGCAAAGAAGTCACGGAGGACTGATGTAGAAGACCTGACTCCCAACCCCAGAAAACTTCTCCAGATTGGTAATGAACTGAGGAAGCTGAATAAGGTGATCAGTGACCTAACGCCAGTCAGTGAACTTCCCTTAACTGCCAGACCGAggtcaagaaaagaaaagaacaagctGGCTTCCAG GGCTTGTAGACTAAAAAAGAAAGCCCAGTATGAAGCCAATAAAGTAAAACTCTGGGGTCTCAACACGGAATATG ataaTTTACTGTTTGTGATCAACTCcattaaacaagaaatagttaATCGGGTGCAGGTACCTAAAGATGACAGAGGAGTCAACATGGAACAAAAATTGAACATACTTATTAAAGACACTCTTG GACTACCTGTAGCTGGACAGACATCAGAATTTGTGAATCAAGTTTTAGAGAAGACTGCAGAAGGAGACCCCACCGGTGGCCTTGTAGGGCTACGAATACCAATGTCAAAAGTTTAA